The proteins below are encoded in one region of Aeromonas veronii:
- the znuA gene encoding zinc ABC transporter substrate-binding protein ZnuA translates to MRILALITALLAVSLPARALEVLTTIKPIGFIAAAITDGVSEPKVLLPTGASPHDFALRPSDIRSINDADLVVWVGPELEGFMAKPLAQHPHVLTLTKVPGMPLFDYRKQAGHEEHGDEEHEGHDHDGHEGHHHEGVDPHIWLGPTQALVIAKALSDTLSTQDPANAARYGANLKAFTAKVDAKDKVIAGQMKAVNQKGYFVFHEAYGYWERHYGMSSKGHFTVSPERRPGARTLVEIRKALEEKQASCIYAEPQFSPAVIESVARNTGAKVLLLDEVGEQVPLGPEGYPQFMQQLADAFAECR, encoded by the coding sequence ATGCGCATTCTTGCCCTGATCACTGCCTTGCTGGCGGTGAGTCTGCCCGCCCGTGCCCTCGAGGTGCTGACCACCATCAAACCCATCGGCTTCATCGCCGCCGCCATCACCGACGGTGTGAGCGAGCCCAAAGTGCTGCTGCCGACCGGCGCTTCTCCCCACGACTTTGCTCTGCGTCCCTCCGATATTCGCAGCATCAATGACGCCGACCTGGTGGTTTGGGTTGGCCCCGAGCTGGAGGGTTTCATGGCCAAGCCACTAGCTCAGCATCCCCATGTGCTGACCCTGACCAAGGTGCCGGGCATGCCGCTGTTTGACTATCGTAAGCAGGCCGGACACGAGGAGCACGGTGACGAGGAACATGAGGGTCATGACCATGACGGTCATGAGGGACATCATCACGAGGGGGTGGATCCTCACATCTGGTTGGGACCGACCCAGGCTCTGGTGATCGCCAAGGCGCTGAGTGACACGCTGAGCACCCAGGATCCGGCCAATGCCGCTCGTTACGGTGCCAACCTGAAAGCCTTCACGGCCAAGGTCGATGCCAAGGACAAGGTGATTGCCGGACAGATGAAAGCGGTCAATCAGAAGGGCTACTTCGTGTTTCATGAAGCCTATGGCTACTGGGAGCGCCACTATGGCATGAGTTCCAAGGGTCACTTTACCGTGAGCCCTGAGCGCCGCCCCGGTGCCAGGACGCTGGTGGAGATCCGCAAGGCGCTGGAGGAGAAACAGGCGAGCTGCATCTATGCCGAGCCGCAATTCTCGCCCGCGGTGATCGAGTCGGTCGCCCGCAATACGGGGGCCAAGGTGCTGCTGCTGGATGAAGTGGGTGAACAAGTACCGCTAGGACCCGAGGGTTATCCGCAGTTTATGCAGCAACTGGCCGATGCCTTTGCCGAGTGCCGCTAA
- the znuC gene encoding zinc ABC transporter ATP-binding protein ZnuC, with protein sequence MTQLVELKDVCLSFDGRSVLDKVSFTLNKGKITTLVGPNGAGKSTLSKLVLGLLNPDSGEIRRRRDLRVGYVPQRLYLDPTLPLTVRRFLQLGKNGRLSIEEALNRVGAQDLLDNRMQKLSGGEMQRVLLARALLVKPELLVLDEPVQGVDINGQIELYALIGQLAAELHCAVLMVSHDLHLVMASTHEVICLNRHVCCHGEPESVARHPEFARLFGRPEQEVLAVYTHHHHCDGEHHHHEPQAPIIRLPSRNK encoded by the coding sequence ATGACCCAACTGGTGGAGCTAAAAGATGTCTGTCTCTCGTTTGACGGACGTTCCGTGCTCGACAAGGTCTCCTTTACCCTGAACAAAGGCAAAATCACCACGCTGGTCGGCCCCAACGGGGCGGGCAAGAGCACCCTGAGCAAACTGGTATTGGGCCTGCTCAATCCGGACTCCGGCGAGATCCGGCGCCGCCGGGACTTGCGCGTCGGCTATGTCCCCCAGCGCCTCTATCTGGATCCCACCCTGCCGCTGACGGTGCGCCGCTTCCTTCAGCTTGGCAAGAATGGCCGCCTCTCCATCGAAGAGGCACTGAACCGGGTCGGCGCCCAGGATCTGCTGGACAACCGGATGCAGAAACTCTCCGGTGGCGAGATGCAGCGGGTGCTGCTGGCCCGTGCCCTGCTGGTCAAGCCCGAGCTGCTGGTGCTGGACGAACCGGTGCAGGGAGTGGACATCAACGGCCAGATCGAGCTCTACGCCCTTATCGGCCAGCTCGCCGCCGAGCTCCACTGCGCCGTGCTGATGGTCTCCCACGACCTGCACCTGGTGATGGCCAGCACCCACGAGGTGATCTGCCTCAATCGCCACGTCTGCTGCCATGGCGAACCGGAAAGCGTGGCTCGTCACCCGGAATTCGCCCGCCTGTTCGGGCGCCCGGAACAGGAGGTGCTGGCGGTCTATACCCACCATCATCACTGCGACGGTGAACACCACCATCACGAACCGCAGGCCCCGATCATCCGCCTGCCTTCTCGCAACAAATAG
- a CDS encoding DMT family transporter codes for MNAVGIGILYLVLGNMVAVFSDALVKVLDPDQPVFQFVFFRQLSAALLLMPWLLWSWRAHPPVAIKWHLLRAHIWAAGVCLMVVALTRLPLATANALFYAAPLLMVPLAVWLAGEALSRQKVLTALLGFVGVLIVLRPTEVNWAALAALGVALSLAVNNLLIKRIPLKQPIAQTLFFTNVLSMPIILALAWWEGGDWQWQMWWPAFGSSALIMVYAGLCVMAYRKAEASKIASAEYTGLLMAVAIGVWLFDEQPGLPLLLGCLCIILPLVAMARSKPKPLAEPAT; via the coding sequence ATGAATGCAGTCGGGATAGGCATCCTCTATCTGGTGCTGGGCAACATGGTGGCGGTCTTCTCCGACGCCCTGGTCAAGGTGCTGGATCCGGATCAGCCGGTGTTCCAGTTCGTCTTCTTCCGCCAGCTCTCCGCCGCCCTGTTGCTGATGCCCTGGCTGCTGTGGTCCTGGCGCGCACACCCGCCGGTCGCCATCAAGTGGCACCTGCTGCGAGCCCACATCTGGGCGGCCGGGGTCTGTTTGATGGTGGTCGCCCTCACCCGGCTGCCGCTGGCCACCGCCAACGCCCTCTTCTACGCGGCGCCGCTCTTGATGGTGCCGCTCGCGGTCTGGCTGGCGGGAGAGGCGCTGTCGCGCCAGAAGGTGCTGACGGCACTGCTGGGTTTTGTCGGGGTATTGATCGTGCTGCGACCGACCGAGGTGAACTGGGCGGCCCTGGCCGCCCTCGGCGTGGCATTGTCATTGGCGGTCAACAACCTGCTGATCAAGCGCATCCCCCTCAAGCAACCCATCGCCCAGACCCTGTTTTTCACCAACGTGCTGAGCATGCCCATCATACTGGCGCTGGCCTGGTGGGAGGGGGGCGACTGGCAGTGGCAGATGTGGTGGCCCGCCTTCGGTTCGTCGGCACTGATCATGGTCTATGCCGGGCTCTGCGTGATGGCCTATCGCAAGGCGGAGGCGAGCAAGATCGCCTCGGCGGAGTACACGGGGCTCTTGATGGCGGTGGCCATCGGGGTCTGGCTGTTCGACGAGCAACCCGGCCTGCCGCTGCTGCTGGGGTGCCTGTGCATCATACTGCCCCTGGTCGCCATGGCCCGCAGCAAACCCAAGCCGCTGGCCGAGCCCGCGACCTGA
- a CDS encoding YjaG family protein translates to MFGDKFYKRLAELQPWQQTVYTLALAERMYPNYVLFSQASGFGDARAFRHALDQMWNYLTVKGSRVNLGAILEAFEIYIPEPSKFESYGAYPALDACVALGCAYNSVICRVGEEATDASHASVGTVAGFIEMLEERDLTDEELYEHEYIEAELEFQVELLKRVAFERDSDRILAIREFAAQGGVSNIGISLDE, encoded by the coding sequence GTGTTTGGTGACAAGTTTTATAAGCGACTGGCCGAGCTGCAGCCTTGGCAGCAGACCGTCTACACCCTGGCGCTGGCAGAGCGCATGTACCCCAACTATGTGCTGTTTTCCCAGGCGTCCGGTTTCGGCGATGCCAGGGCATTTCGTCACGCGCTGGATCAGATGTGGAACTACCTCACGGTAAAGGGTTCCCGGGTCAATCTGGGGGCCATTCTGGAGGCGTTCGAGATCTACATTCCCGAGCCCAGCAAGTTTGAATCCTATGGCGCCTATCCGGCACTGGATGCCTGCGTCGCACTGGGCTGCGCCTACAACTCGGTAATTTGCCGGGTGGGCGAAGAAGCCACGGATGCCAGTCACGCGTCTGTGGGCACCGTAGCCGGCTTCATCGAGATGCTGGAAGAGCGCGACCTGACCGATGAGGAACTCTACGAGCACGAGTACATCGAGGCCGAGCTGGAGTTTCAGGTCGAACTGCTCAAGCGCGTGGCCTTCGAGCGCGACAGCGACCGCATCCTGGCCATCCGCGAGTTTGCCGCCCAGGGCGGCGTCTCCAACATCGGTATCAGCCTGGACGAGTGA
- a CDS encoding TAXI family TRAP transporter solute-binding subunit gives MKRSLLLFPLLLASASHAQTVSIGTGGEQGIYYQVTKEFCRLANKSDPGLQCKPQASSGSIENLRQLQAGESPYALVQSDWLYQASHGSGPFAKQPQPELRALFATHAEPFTIVVRADGDITKLEQLKLAPIDMGLKHSGTRQTALALFSLLGATEQDLDLKSVANQAEALCSKQIDAFGLVMGHPNRIVLDTSKRCAIRFLSIDGPVRDQLLQGVKYYQRSQVPARIYPGNLKATPTFAIAATLVTNASMPDGDVYRLTKAMLSQQTSFNEQTYGYANLFHKARNKVGPVLSISQHPGAARYFEELKAAGKL, from the coding sequence ATGAAACGTTCCCTGTTGCTGTTCCCCCTGCTCCTGGCGTCTGCCTCTCATGCCCAGACCGTGTCCATCGGTACCGGTGGCGAGCAGGGGATTTATTATCAGGTCACCAAGGAGTTCTGCCGTCTGGCCAACAAGAGCGACCCCGGCCTCCAATGCAAGCCGCAGGCCAGCTCAGGTTCCATCGAGAATCTACGGCAGTTGCAGGCAGGGGAAAGCCCCTATGCACTGGTGCAATCCGACTGGCTCTATCAGGCCAGCCACGGCAGCGGCCCCTTTGCCAAACAACCCCAGCCCGAACTGCGTGCTCTGTTCGCCACCCATGCCGAGCCTTTCACCATAGTGGTGCGGGCCGATGGTGACATCACCAAGCTGGAACAACTCAAACTGGCCCCCATCGACATGGGGTTGAAGCACTCTGGCACCCGTCAGACGGCACTGGCATTGTTCTCTTTACTCGGCGCCACCGAGCAAGACCTCGATCTGAAAAGCGTGGCCAACCAGGCCGAAGCCCTGTGCAGCAAGCAGATCGACGCCTTCGGGCTGGTGATGGGCCATCCGAATCGCATCGTGCTGGACACCTCGAAGCGTTGCGCCATCCGCTTCTTGTCCATCGATGGCCCCGTTCGTGATCAGCTGCTGCAGGGGGTCAAGTATTACCAGCGCAGCCAGGTGCCGGCCCGCATCTACCCGGGCAATCTCAAGGCCACTCCCACCTTCGCCATCGCCGCCACCCTGGTGACCAATGCCAGCATGCCGGATGGGGATGTCTACCGCCTGACCAAGGCCATGTTGAGCCAGCAGACCAGCTTCAACGAGCAGACGTACGGTTACGCCAACCTGTTCCACAAGGCGCGCAATAAAGTCGGCCCGGTGCTGAGCATCAGTCAGCATCCGGGCGCGGCAAGGTACTTTGAGGAGTTGAAAGCGGCGGGCAAGTTATAG
- a CDS encoding LysR substrate-binding domain-containing protein: MKLPPLRAVQYFEVVARLLSFSRAALELNVSQSAVSHQVRLLEDFLGERLLLRQGRLLSLTAQGEVYFEGISAGLGQIAHSSEQLRGGGEMRVRLAVYSSFAVKWLIPRLAGLRQLYPELDLSLEMVAEDPELSDRVADGFITVSPEGPGYMHDLLYRERLMPVCSRRLWQQVEGEWPEALWQLPLLSIQAIYREKGEDWRRWAEVGGLTIAPTARMHHFSHILLALEAANWDQGVALINDYMLQPEDPGLVRLPLHALETGDHFYFVCKRSRAHEPAISRLRQWLWQEAQASLRPGENEPLKRT, encoded by the coding sequence ATGAAGCTGCCTCCCCTGCGCGCCGTTCAATACTTCGAGGTGGTCGCCCGCCTGCTCAGCTTCTCCCGCGCGGCGCTGGAGCTCAACGTCAGCCAGAGTGCCGTCAGCCATCAGGTTCGTCTGCTTGAGGATTTTCTCGGGGAGCGGCTGCTGCTGCGCCAGGGGCGGCTGCTCTCCCTGACGGCGCAGGGGGAGGTCTACTTCGAGGGGATCTCGGCGGGGCTCGGCCAGATTGCCCACAGCAGCGAGCAGCTGCGCGGTGGCGGCGAGATGCGGGTCAGGCTCGCGGTCTACAGCTCGTTCGCGGTCAAGTGGCTGATCCCGCGTCTGGCGGGGCTGCGCCAGCTCTACCCCGAGCTGGACTTGAGCCTGGAGATGGTGGCGGAAGATCCCGAGCTCTCCGATCGGGTGGCGGACGGCTTCATCACCGTGTCCCCCGAGGGGCCTGGCTACATGCACGATCTGCTCTACCGGGAGCGGCTGATGCCGGTGTGCAGCCGGCGCCTGTGGCAGCAGGTGGAGGGGGAGTGGCCCGAGGCCCTGTGGCAGTTGCCACTGCTCTCCATCCAGGCGATCTACCGGGAAAAAGGGGAGGATTGGCGGCGCTGGGCCGAGGTGGGCGGACTGACGATTGCCCCGACCGCGCGGATGCACCATTTCAGCCATATCCTGCTGGCGCTGGAGGCGGCCAACTGGGATCAGGGGGTGGCGCTCATCAACGACTACATGTTGCAACCGGAGGATCCCGGCCTGGTGCGGCTGCCGCTCCATGCTCTGGAGACCGGGGATCACTTCTATTTCGTCTGCAAGCGCTCACGGGCCCATGAACCCGCCATCAGCCGGTTGCGACAGTGGCTCTGGCAGGAGGCACAGGCGAGCCTGCGCCCCGGTGAAAACGAACCCCTCAAGCGGACGTGA
- a CDS encoding MarR family winged helix-turn-helix transcriptional regulator, translated as MEKHDEVLVALRQIIRAIDMHSKRLIKEAGLTSPQLLLLKGIDDLGQISMRQLADHTNMSQATATTIMDRLESRHLVQRIRSETDKRKVHATLTDAGRALLEQAPTPLQESFILRFQALETWEQTLLLSSLQRISSMMNADGIDAAPVLSVRPLTEERA; from the coding sequence GTGGAAAAACATGATGAAGTGCTGGTCGCCCTGCGCCAGATCATCCGTGCCATCGATATGCACTCCAAACGCTTGATCAAGGAAGCCGGGCTGACCTCACCACAGCTCCTGCTGCTCAAGGGGATAGACGATCTGGGGCAGATCTCCATGCGCCAGCTGGCGGATCACACCAACATGAGCCAGGCCACCGCCACCACCATCATGGATCGGCTCGAGAGCCGCCACTTGGTGCAACGGATCCGCAGCGAGACCGACAAGCGCAAGGTACATGCGACGCTGACTGACGCGGGCCGAGCCCTGCTGGAACAGGCGCCGACCCCGCTGCAAGAGAGCTTCATCCTGCGCTTCCAGGCTCTGGAAACCTGGGAACAGACCCTGCTGCTCTCCTCCCTGCAGCGGATCTCCTCCATGATGAATGCCGATGGCATCGACGCCGCACCAGTGCTGAGCGTCAGGCCCCTCACCGAGGAGCGGGCATAA
- a CDS encoding D-2-hydroxyacid dehydrogenase codes for MSQRTLLLLSQDNAHYERLLKAAHLPHLRILRADNQSEAERLIGEAHILMAEPARAKPLLPKAGKLGWLQSTYAGVDVLLDASCRRDYLLTNVRGIFGPLMSEYVFGHLLSLTRHLPLYREQQQQQLWQSQPYQGLKGKTLLLLGTGSIGQHIAHTGKHFGMRVLGISHSGRERAGFDQVYQLPALNKMLAQADVIVSVLPATRETRHLFTTDRFNHCKPGAIFFNVGRGNAVHEGDLLAALQNGKLATAVLDVFEQEPLAPTSPLWHQPNLIITPHNSAYSFPEDVAQIFIRNYIRFIDGQQLDGRIDFDKGY; via the coding sequence ATGAGCCAACGTACCCTGCTTCTGCTCAGCCAGGACAACGCCCATTACGAGCGCCTGCTCAAGGCCGCTCACCTCCCCCATCTGCGCATTCTGCGGGCCGACAACCAGAGCGAAGCCGAACGGCTCATCGGTGAGGCACACATCCTGATGGCCGAGCCGGCTCGCGCCAAACCCCTGTTGCCCAAGGCCGGCAAGCTCGGCTGGTTGCAATCCACCTACGCCGGGGTCGATGTGCTGCTGGATGCCAGCTGTCGCCGGGACTACCTGCTCACCAATGTGCGCGGCATCTTCGGCCCCCTGATGAGCGAGTATGTGTTTGGCCACCTTCTGAGCCTGACCCGTCATCTGCCCCTCTACCGTGAACAGCAGCAACAGCAGCTGTGGCAGAGCCAGCCTTATCAGGGGCTCAAGGGCAAGACCCTGTTGCTGCTCGGCACCGGTAGCATAGGCCAGCACATCGCTCACACCGGCAAACACTTCGGCATGCGTGTACTCGGCATCAGCCATAGCGGTCGTGAGCGGGCGGGTTTCGATCAGGTGTATCAGCTGCCGGCGCTGAACAAGATGCTGGCCCAGGCCGACGTCATCGTCAGCGTGTTGCCGGCGACCCGGGAAACCCGCCACCTGTTCACCACCGATCGCTTCAACCACTGCAAGCCGGGCGCCATCTTCTTCAACGTCGGCCGGGGCAATGCGGTACACGAGGGAGACCTGCTGGCGGCCCTGCAAAACGGCAAGCTCGCCACCGCCGTGCTGGATGTGTTCGAGCAGGAGCCCCTGGCTCCCACCAGTCCCCTTTGGCATCAGCCCAATCTCATCATCACGCCCCACAACAGCGCCTACAGCTTCCCGGAAGATGTGGCCCAGATCTTCATCCGCAACTACATCCGCTTCATCGACGGCCAGCAGCTCGATGGGCGCATCGACTTCGACAAGGGTTACTGA
- a CDS encoding transglutaminase-like cysteine peptidase, whose translation MKWIIPACMVALISAPLQASQLSSYITSPDLKSKLQEVYGARALQRAEAFSRLLSPRAGTTDQQKLELVNNYFNNLTYSEDPRLWGEEDYWANPLEFIGARGGDCEDYSISKYYTLMELGVDEKKLRLAYVKAIRYNQFHMVTLYFPTAKSDPLVLDNINGRILPGSKRNDLQPVYSFDAKSIWVMKSRREGTLAGSADRLTQWTSMQSRFSSEHLRAPRRQL comes from the coding sequence ATGAAATGGATTATCCCCGCCTGCATGGTGGCACTGATCAGTGCCCCGTTGCAGGCTTCCCAGCTGTCCAGCTATATCACCAGCCCTGATCTCAAGTCCAAGTTGCAGGAAGTCTACGGCGCTCGGGCGCTGCAGCGGGCGGAGGCGTTTTCTCGCTTGCTCAGCCCGCGGGCGGGCACGACGGATCAGCAGAAACTGGAGCTGGTGAACAACTACTTCAACAACCTGACCTATAGCGAGGATCCCAGGTTATGGGGAGAGGAAGACTACTGGGCCAATCCGCTGGAGTTTATCGGAGCCCGTGGTGGGGATTGCGAGGATTACAGTATCTCCAAGTACTACACCCTGATGGAGCTGGGGGTGGATGAGAAGAAGCTGCGGCTGGCCTATGTGAAGGCCATTCGATACAACCAGTTTCACATGGTGACGCTTTACTTTCCTACCGCCAAATCTGACCCTCTGGTCCTCGACAACATCAATGGCCGCATCCTGCCGGGCAGCAAAAGAAACGACTTGCAGCCGGTTTACAGTTTTGATGCCAAGAGCATCTGGGTGATGAAGTCCCGGCGCGAAGGCACCCTGGCGGGGAGCGCCGATCGCCTGACCCAGTGGACTTCGATGCAGAGCCGCTTCTCCAGCGAGCATCTGCGTGCCCCCCGCCGTCAGCTATAA
- the znuB gene encoding zinc ABC transporter permease subunit ZnuB, whose amino-acid sequence MDSFLLYALAAGLGIALLAGPLGSFVVWRKMAYFGDTLSHACLFGIALGILLQVDLTLAVVVCCLAMAMLLVVMSRNQQVATDTLLGILAHSALSLGLVTLSFMDNVRVDLMAYLFGDLLSVQPMDLLWIYGGGALVLLTLWRLWDPLLSMTISEELARVEGVRVDVLRCVLMLLIGLVIAVAMKFVGALIITSLLIIPAATARRFSQTPEQMAGLAALIGCLSVLGGLSLSWYQDTPAGPSVVVCATSLFVLSQFKKA is encoded by the coding sequence GTGGACAGCTTTCTGTTATACGCCCTCGCGGCCGGCCTCGGCATCGCCCTGCTGGCCGGCCCCCTCGGCAGCTTCGTGGTGTGGCGCAAGATGGCCTATTTTGGCGACACCCTCTCCCACGCCTGCCTGTTTGGCATCGCGCTCGGCATCCTGCTGCAGGTGGATTTGACCCTGGCGGTGGTGGTCTGCTGCCTCGCCATGGCCATGCTGCTGGTCGTCATGAGCCGCAACCAGCAGGTGGCCACCGATACCCTGCTCGGCATCCTGGCCCACAGCGCCCTGTCGCTGGGCCTGGTGACCTTGAGTTTCATGGACAACGTGCGGGTGGACCTGATGGCCTACCTGTTCGGCGATCTGCTCTCGGTACAACCCATGGATCTGCTCTGGATCTACGGCGGCGGCGCCCTGGTGCTGCTCACCCTGTGGCGGCTGTGGGATCCCCTGCTCTCCATGACCATCTCCGAGGAGCTGGCGCGGGTGGAGGGGGTACGAGTGGATGTGCTGCGCTGCGTGCTGATGCTGCTGATCGGCCTGGTGATCGCGGTGGCCATGAAGTTTGTCGGGGCCCTCATCATCACCTCCCTGCTGATCATCCCCGCCGCCACCGCACGGCGCTTCAGCCAGACCCCGGAACAGATGGCGGGCCTCGCGGCCCTGATCGGTTGCCTCTCCGTGCTGGGGGGGCTCAGCCTCTCCTGGTATCAGGATACTCCGGCGGGCCCCTCGGTGGTGGTCTGCGCCACCAGCCTGTTCGTGCTGAGCCAGTTCAAGAAAGCCTGA
- a CDS encoding LapD/MoxY N-terminal periplasmic domain-containing protein, giving the protein MSLAKLLNVIILILFTIGAILLFMLEITTVRQSILDQMSANLETAITALGLVLQGTLLNDDKVLAETIVNAMFDGGFVSSVTLLDPDGQLLFQKAFHTAQQNIPAWLPSLIAMPPIKVEQELTDGWRILGTLTLEGHKGYAYQHLWNAISRTGLALLGGLLVLTLIIQWVCNRLLRPLEQVNLQLLQVRQRQFSGNLPIPWLRELREVVSSINQLVSERKRDLLQQRLKITQLGKQHEGQSSQPLMGLTQTPGDMHLQHFVSTQGDIRLYSRLLPQNPPSADSSPDEIRALLNHWLAQKTEGIQLPLSLLAHPDWAQFSSTLASGKGKTLDWRWDQPNFPPLAEERLSALAAQGVEMAFSNVPMNNDNLTRLDPVKPVFISCQLTDAPLYWNLLSQCLHASGYTLLAEASEVTDMGTLRSWGIDGYASQEAS; this is encoded by the coding sequence ATGTCATTAGCAAAATTGTTAAACGTAATCATCCTGATCCTGTTCACCATTGGCGCCATCCTGCTGTTCATGCTGGAGATCACCACGGTGCGGCAATCCATCCTCGACCAGATGTCCGCCAACCTGGAGACGGCCATCACCGCCCTCGGCCTGGTGCTGCAAGGCACCCTGCTCAATGACGACAAGGTGCTGGCAGAAACCATCGTCAATGCCATGTTTGACGGCGGTTTCGTCAGCTCGGTCACCCTGCTGGATCCGGACGGCCAACTGCTGTTCCAGAAGGCATTCCACACCGCGCAACAGAACATCCCCGCCTGGCTGCCGAGCCTCATTGCCATGCCACCGATCAAGGTGGAGCAAGAGCTCACCGATGGTTGGCGCATTCTCGGCACCCTTACCCTCGAGGGGCACAAGGGCTATGCCTACCAGCATCTGTGGAACGCCATCAGCCGCACCGGGCTGGCCCTGCTCGGCGGCCTGCTGGTGCTGACCCTCATCATCCAGTGGGTATGCAACCGGCTGTTACGTCCTCTCGAGCAGGTGAACCTGCAATTGTTGCAGGTGCGCCAGCGCCAGTTCAGTGGCAACCTGCCCATCCCCTGGCTGAGAGAGTTGCGGGAGGTCGTCTCCTCCATCAACCAGCTGGTCTCCGAACGCAAGCGGGATCTGCTGCAGCAACGGCTCAAGATCACCCAGCTCGGCAAGCAACACGAGGGTCAAAGCAGCCAACCGCTGATGGGACTGACACAGACCCCGGGCGACATGCATCTGCAGCATTTCGTCTCTACCCAGGGGGATATCCGGCTCTACAGCCGCCTGCTCCCGCAAAACCCACCGAGTGCGGACAGTTCACCTGACGAGATCCGGGCGCTGCTCAACCACTGGCTCGCACAAAAGACGGAGGGGATACAGCTTCCTCTCAGCCTGCTCGCCCACCCAGACTGGGCACAGTTCTCGTCCACACTGGCCAGCGGCAAGGGCAAGACCCTGGACTGGCGCTGGGATCAGCCAAACTTCCCTCCCCTTGCCGAGGAGAGACTGTCGGCCCTGGCGGCTCAGGGGGTCGAGATGGCCTTCAGCAATGTCCCCATGAACAACGACAACCTGACCAGGCTCGACCCCGTCAAACCCGTGTTCATCAGTTGCCAGCTCACCGACGCCCCTCTGTACTGGAACCTGCTTTCCCAGTGCCTGCACGCCTCCGGATACACCCTGCTGGCAGAAGCCAGCGAGGTAACGGATATGGGCACCTTGCGCAGTTGGGGCATCGATGGCTATGCCAGCCAGGAGGCATCATGA
- the mepM gene encoding murein DD-endopeptidase MepM — protein MKRLRPLVAQAANWEPPVPRKHFYAMLLLTAMTLSAVAVLPAPGDILERPLRLELPIATPGTATNEDNTDFNDIPDHELVEAAAPEDDIPADVTPQWQDYRVRNGENLTAIFNNLGLSTTTLYKVLDADAKNHLARLKPGQTIELLIDQDNILQQLKIRLNIKQTLVLERTDDTYSANMLNEKVEWQKKSYDGVINGSFYVSARNAGIPANHIQKIANLFQWRMNFAKDLQKGDKFKVLVRQETVEGKSTGNTQLLGVEVFSQGKAVSAWLSEDGNYYDGQANSLERGFRRYPTHSRYRISSNFNPARRHPITGQVRPHEGTDFALPVGTAVMATGDGVVLKATRHPLAGTYVVIKHGRTLMTRYLHLSKLLVKPGQKVKMGDKIALSGNTGRSTGAHLHYEVRINNRPVNPMTVKLPMAEPLSGKEKRQFLAKVKSYRQEMEAG, from the coding sequence ATGAAACGTCTCCGTCCCTTGGTAGCGCAGGCTGCCAACTGGGAACCCCCGGTTCCCCGCAAGCATTTTTATGCCATGTTACTGCTCACGGCCATGACGCTGTCGGCGGTAGCCGTATTGCCAGCCCCCGGTGACATCCTGGAGCGGCCACTGCGTCTCGAGTTGCCCATCGCTACCCCGGGCACCGCGACCAACGAAGATAACACCGATTTTAACGATATCCCGGACCACGAACTGGTGGAGGCGGCCGCCCCGGAGGATGACATCCCGGCGGATGTGACTCCCCAGTGGCAGGATTACCGGGTGCGCAACGGTGAAAACCTGACGGCCATCTTCAACAATCTGGGGCTTTCCACCACCACCCTCTACAAGGTGCTGGATGCGGATGCCAAGAATCATCTGGCCCGTCTCAAGCCTGGCCAGACCATAGAGTTGCTGATCGATCAGGACAACATACTGCAGCAGCTCAAGATCCGCCTGAACATCAAGCAGACTCTGGTGCTGGAGCGCACCGATGACACCTACAGCGCCAACATGCTCAACGAGAAGGTGGAGTGGCAGAAGAAGAGTTATGACGGTGTCATCAATGGCAGTTTCTATGTCAGCGCCCGCAATGCCGGCATCCCGGCCAACCATATCCAGAAGATTGCCAACCTGTTCCAGTGGCGGATGAACTTCGCGAAAGATCTGCAAAAAGGTGACAAATTCAAGGTGCTGGTGCGTCAGGAGACGGTCGAGGGCAAGAGCACGGGCAACACCCAGCTGCTGGGTGTCGAGGTGTTCAGCCAGGGCAAGGCGGTGTCTGCCTGGCTGTCGGAGGACGGCAACTACTATGACGGTCAGGCGAACAGCTTGGAGCGTGGTTTCCGCCGTTATCCGACCCACAGCCGCTACCGGATCAGCTCGAACTTCAACCCGGCCCGGCGCCACCCCATCACGGGTCAGGTCCGCCCCCACGAGGGCACCGACTTCGCCCTGCCGGTGGGCACCGCAGTGATGGCTACCGGTGATGGCGTGGTGCTCAAGGCGACCCGTCACCCGCTGGCTGGCACCTATGTGGTGATCAAGCACGGCCGCACCCTGATGACCCGCTACCTGCACCTGAGCAAGTTGCTGGTGAAACCCGGTCAGAAGGTGAAGATGGGTGACAAGATTGCTCTCTCCGGCAATACCGGGCGCTCCACGGGGGCCCACTTGCACTACGAGGTGCGGATCAACAACCGTCCGGTGAACCCCATGACGGTCAAGTTGCCCATGGCTGAACCGCTCTCCGGCAAGGAGAAGCGTCAGTTCCTCGCCAAGGTGAAGAGCTATCGCCAGGAGATGGAGGCGGGTTGA